One genomic window of Roseateles sp. DAIF2 includes the following:
- a CDS encoding thioredoxin family protein: MLVACLCAGWCRVCDGYHEVFAALREQHPDWRFVWVDIEDDAELVDDLEVETFPTLLVGRGRELLFIGPLTPQLATAQRLLTSLQDAADPPAEAGPAAKALLARLQSSC; this comes from the coding sequence ATGCTGGTGGCCTGCCTGTGCGCCGGCTGGTGCCGGGTCTGCGACGGCTACCACGAGGTGTTCGCCGCGCTGCGCGAGCAGCATCCGGACTGGCGCTTCGTCTGGGTGGACATCGAGGACGATGCCGAGCTGGTCGATGACCTGGAGGTCGAGACCTTCCCGACCCTGCTGGTCGGGCGCGGCCGCGAGCTGCTGTTCATCGGCCCGCTGACGCCCCAGCTGGCCACCGCCCAGCGCCTGCTGACCAGCCTGCAGGACGCAGCAGATCCGCCCGCCGAGGCCGGCCCGGCCGCGAAAGCGCTGCTCGCCCGGCTGCAGAGCAGCTGCTGA